The following nucleotide sequence is from Citrus sinensis cultivar Valencia sweet orange chromosome 6, DVS_A1.0, whole genome shotgun sequence.
TGAAAAGAAACCTGTTTCCCATGAGtaacaaagaaatcaaaatgtATCCTGAACATATTCACAATATCAGAGAAATAACTAACTTCACAAATCGCCAGGAATTATGTAAACATGGCCCAAAGAAACAAGTAGGCAGGCAACTGGTACAAGGATGCCAGCTAAAAGGCGAAATGCATTCTGAACATATTCACAATATCAGAGAAATAACTAACTTCATAAAACGCCAGGGATTATGTAAATATTGCCCAAACAAGCAAGTAGGCAGGCTACTGATACAAGGATGCCAGCCAAAAGGCAAACTTTAGAGATGATCATATCTAGCACAACCAACTGACCAAGGCATACAAGAGtactgtaaaaataaaaataatttccctTGAAGGAGAACAATGCTCAACTTCTCCAGGAAAACTTAACCTAAAAAGGGTAAATATCATTTGCAAGCAAGAAGTTTATGGTACATGTCACCCAAAATTCAAAGAGAGAAGGGATAATGAAATCAGGACAATCAACACAAAATTCAGGCATAATGAACAATACTGCGACAGTAGATGCAAGTACGTCACCGGAGTTCAATGCATGAAGCATAAGATCATTTCTAGGTAAGATGAGATCCTTACCACTTCTGTGCTTGACCTTTATAATTTGTTCCCCACCGACGATTAAGTTTTTGTTTGACTTTAAGTGGGAAATCATAGGTCAGCCAATAAGGTGTctacaaaacaaaaccaaaatttaGTTACAGTCACACATGAGAAGAAAGATTTCCCATCAAATGGGATGAATTTCAACACTCCTCAAGAATACCAGTTAAAATTGATATCTAATAAGAGTTAATCTAAACATACCTCTGCAAGAAATTCTGCTGAAGTAACCCCAGTTTCTTCTCTTAATTCTCGTAGAGCTGCATTTATCAAATCCTCACCCTCATCAGCACCGCCCTGTACACGGAGAGCTCGCAAGGCAATTGATACCCATCCAAATCTCAATGtaaaattaggaaacaaaatgattccacaacCACAGTATTTTAAGCTCCTCTTCCCCAATCCCGCCAATAATGCACAGCTAAATACATCTTACACCTTAGTTGTACATCTAAAATCTAACTAAAATACTATAATTCCCCCTACATGTCTGCTCCGCAAAAGATAGCCATATCTCAATCTATTATTGTCCACACCGAAGCCAGCACCTGCTATAATAACCCAATGAATGAAATCACTGCCCTTTTAGGCAAATGCAAAACCTGCTAAATGATTCTACAATTTGTACCTCTGAAATAATTGCTCCTCTCATATCCACATTCACTATCCTTCAACATCTCCTTGCAAAACCCATACCCACATTCGTTATCCTTCAACACCTCCTTGCAAAACCCagttttctattattttaaggAGTACAGCAATCAATAGTTATTATAAATTCCCAAAATTCTGGTTAAGTTGAATCTCAAACAatgaaataactaaaaatctGCACCGAATCCAACAATTTCACCaacaaaataacataaattaaaaatcccAAAAGAGAATTGAATCGAATCTACCTGAGGCATTTGCCATGTATATGGTATGTGTATTCTCGTAGCTGCAAAGATTttctacaaaaaataaaataaataaataaaatcttaccAATTACTAATAATtcagaaatataaaataaatgtaatgtATATTCTGAGAGAGAGATAACGGAGACCTTTTTAGAAGAATTAATGAGACAAATCCCGACATTTCTTCTATACCCATCTGGCGGCGTCTCCGTAGATAAAGCCGTAAAAGAAGATAACGATGAAGAAGAATCATCACAGGAACAGCACAAGGGCTTACGTGGCAGCTGCTGCAGCTCCAGTGGCACACTCGCAAATTTAACCAACTTCGTAGGGTAACTCTGACTTACCACCACCCGATAAAACAGGGAATTTCCGCTCACTCCAGTTACAGCCATTTTACGCGTCGTTTCGCGTTCCTTCGTTTTGCTTGCTCCCCAAGCTTAATCTAACAACTCGCCTTATCTTGTTTTTACCTTTATTCCAAAAATACCCTAACCGCCTTTTCTAAGTGACCCAAATACCCCTGCCCCTCGCCTTTTGTATATATAGGCCTTTCCATTCACGGCTCTTTGTTCACTCGGCATGACCATACCATGACCAAAATGGAGACCATTTTCCCCGTCGTTTTCTTCGACGGAGAACGCGAAACAAGCATCGGAAACGTCGTTGTTTATCCTTCCTTAAACTACAAGGCCTTCCTATCGATTCTCAGCCTCAAAATCGGCATCTCTCCCAACCAGTTCTCTGTTTATCTCGCGGACGGCGAGTCGTCTCGCAAGGTTCCGGTCACGAGCAAGGCCAATTTCTCGGAGATGTCTCGAGAGAAGGACAGCTGTTTTCTCGTCGTTTTGCGAAGGTCACGTGACTCACGTGCGAGGCGGCAGAGGAGGAAAGCTGATCATTATCAGCGTCAGCAGCAGCCGCCGCCACAGGCCGGTAATGTGATGTTACTGAAGAggaataataatgatgattttaataaCACGATTTTGAGGAATTATGATCGTTATTACAATATTAACGATGATTATAACATTAACGGTGGAGACTGTGACGTTTTGGTTTGTGAGGAGTGCGTGCGGGCTAAGGAAACGGGTCGAGAGGTCGGGTTTCATTGGTGTGTGTACGATGCTGTGACTTTCGGGTTCCGGTCACCTGCGGGTCCCATTGCCCGACCCGTTAAAGGTTGATGGCTTTGGTTTGGCATAGGGTTATGTTTGTTATAACAGTACGGCATTTTGGGTTCATGCGGGGTTTTATATAGATGCTGTGGTTGTACAGTTATTATGCTCCTACGGTTCAAACGACTGCGTTTTGGTGGTTCATTTCGAACTATTCAGGCTTCCGAGAGAAGTTAAAACAGTGGATTGTGGGAGAAATAGTGAAAGCTGCGGAATATTGTTATAACAGCCGTGGGGGGTGTGTCCACGCtggaaatatcttttttttttttataacttgtTTTGGAATCTTGAATGAGAGGGGCTGCTATGAAATCTATATTATACCATAATATGTATTGTTATTGACATTATGGGTCTTCTTTTGCTCATAGGAGTGAAAGATGTTTTAGTAATGTTAAaacattatattattctaGTTCGTAGCGcaggttatttttattttaattttttctgaaAGTGGGTTCTCGATTTGATTATTAGGACTAGGACTAGGAGGAAGGAAGTCTGTTTTTGTGTGTGAGCGCATTGAagaatatttgatattttttatgtttaaatatgtatatatgccTATGCAGGTTGAATCTTGTGAGAGATACCAAAACTCTGAAATACATCTTGTCTTAAGAATCAAAATTGGATAATTTGTTGAATGACTGGCCATGGCCACATCAGcgtcaacaaaattaatactCAATTGTCTATTTAGACAGAAAGTTTTGGACCCTCTCAACTAAAATGTTTTTTCCCCTGTCAATGGATCGGACATTCTAGTCTAGtcccattttaatttgttaagcCAATCATCAATAAGGACGTGCTCagaaattttaatgtttgaagttcactactttttttttaattcacctattttttatttttaaaaaaatgaattgtgggaattttatttaatttgatactTCCATACCTCCATGGCAGCAACAACAATGAATGAGTAAAATGACAGAAATTTTCAAGGAGATTGGCCCTCACTGATTCTCTTTTTTGGACCAATCACAAATGGGATTATGCTGTAACATTGATAATATTAACtgaatttgacaaaaataatttaattgacattaatgtATACAAATACTTCTATTATAATACGACTAACTAAgttcaacaaataaatttgtCAATAATTCAAAGTCTAGTATTTTTTATGATCCccttttattaattaggaatatttatcttctcttttcaaataattataatgtcgAGGAGATGGTGTAGAAACTTAAACATAATACTCAGAATGCGTATGCGGATGATTATCCCCTCCCCTTCCCTCCTTGGtgccaatattaattttgtgttcAACAATAAGTAATCAATAAgaattataataagttatttattctGTAAGAAGAAATTAGAATAGactgtattattattaatatgtttactttattttaaaatcagaGTAAAATATTCAAACTTAGTAAGATATTAATAGTTAatcgtttttatttttattataataattgtgattattattgttaataataatagagtaACGATACAGTCACAAacttttgtacaaacttattttgtacaaactgatgtggcatgataagattggttgaattaaatattacttgacccacatgatttgtttttattaatttatattttcattcaaccaatgaattaatgtcacgtcaatttatataaaataaatttatataaaaatttatggttgtatcattactcataataataacaacgATGATCGCAGTAACAACAGTATTGATGATAATGTAACAGTGGTAACAACAATTAAAGtgataatacaaataacaaattatcaataataccaaaaacaaaaatggtgATGATATGGCAATCTCGGCGGGATGGGACAGTTGGCAACTGTAGCAGCGTGGTATAGTCGGCGACAGTGGCGGCTAGTGGCAAGTACCAGCAACGTTTGCGACGAGTGTGACATTTCGATGTGAGGCTGACGAGATCGAACGCGTGCGACGAGTGGCGTTCGGCGGTGTGCTGCGCGATTTGACGAGATCAATGCTGCTGTTGGTGGTTCGAATCCCGGTGAAAGGGAAttggggattttttttttcatttgcattctttttttgtatttttatttaaaaaaaaagtggaatTAGAAAATCCTGGACCTGGAGATAGGCTCTGTGCTGACACGTGTACCCAGAAGGATCACCTTTGGTGCCACAGATGTGGCCAGATAGCATCCGCTGCGTTGATCTTCCCCACTGCAACAAATCAACCTTTTAACAATTTCCTCGGCTACGCCCACGGTTAGAAGAACATAAAACAACTCTCGCTTTATGTACGTCACCATTTCTTCGATACTTACACGTGGCTTCGAAACTCCGCGAGTGGGAGCTTGTTACTATAGAAGCGAGTGAATGAAACAATACACGACAAAAGTTGATGAGGGAGAAGATGGGACAGAACGGACGAGGAGTGGAATGCACGGGCCGAGTAACAAGGGCCTAATCGTGTTAGGCGTGTGCTGAGTGGTCACGTGACTTCAGTACGGTCTTTTGCTCATCCAAAAGAAATGTACGTAAGGCCTTGTTTGGCATTCCATCTTTTTCAATGCTGTATAACCCTCgacaattaaactttaaaccAAACAGACTCTAACAATACACGCTCACTTTTTATAGGGAGAGAAGGAACTCGTAACGTCAATTTGAAAAACAGAGCCCgtctcctctctctctctaccccCTTGCCGCTTCCCGAAAACCAACACACACTAAAACATCTCGCTTCCATTTCGTGAAAATCAATCTCCTCTTTCACTCTGTAACATTAAAGGCATTTCTTGaaacaacaagaaaaacaaaaattccttgttcttttgttttgtcaaATCGTTTGTTTTTGTTCACAAGCATGGCTGCACAGTTTCCTTCAAACTTGGATAATGGCGAAATATATCACTTTCCTCCCGATATTTTCTTTAACGACAAAATCTTCTCTAAGTGCACTCCGCGTCATCTCCTTGACCAcccccaccaccaccaccaccaccaccaccaccaccaccagcagCTTTGCCGCCACCAGCTCTCTTGTATCGACGACCTCGCTCACCATCTCACTGCTCTCTCTATGCTCCAACGTCAAACCCTAGCTAAGCCCCAAACCCAAATCCCCCATAACTTCGAGGTTCTATCAGTTTAACAACTTTACGATATTTTCTTACATGATGTCTTCTTGTAATTTGAAGCTTTGCATTGCTATAAGTgtgttttattcatttatttatgtattctTTTACCTCTTTTCAGCTGTTTACGCCTACGGTTCGAACCGGTACGGTGATACCTCAGCTTCTTCCTGATTCCTTTCGTGCTAACGGTAACGGTGGCCGTCAACTTGAACTTGTTCAGAGGCTTCAAGAGTACGGAATCGgctccttttcttcttttgagtCTAAACCGGGTTATGATTTACAGTTCATGAAACCGACCCCAGCTCAGGTGATTAAATTGAACCGGATtgtgttctttttttaaaattttatttaatttttttctggaCTTGTCTTTccagtacttttttttttctatttttacttttgctgCTTTTATGAGGATGACTTTTGAGAagattgatgatttttttcacTTGGTTGGTATGTGGTTATAGCTTGAGACCTTTTTGGAAGAGAGGGCTAGTAGGGTTTTGCAGGGACAGCATGTGCAAACGCGAAACCGCTCGCTGAACCAAAACAGGAAGATGCCATTTTCGGGTAGTGGTTTTGTACTGAAAGGTGGTTTTGCTAGAGAATCTGGAGGAACTGGTGTGTTTCATCCTCATCCTCGCATTAATGATAATGCCAGCAACACCACTTCTACTGCCACTGTTGCCAAGAAGCAAAGTGagttattaattgttttttgtttttttgggttttgcgatgtttcttttttcaggtttttgctttttctgattttgatGTTTAAGTATgggtttttcttttatctgcCGTAAAAAATCATGACTGTTTTACTGTGTGCTTGTTTTGGTCATTTGGTTCTGCTGCTGCCACAGTTATTTAAATCGTGTGAATGGTAAATAATTATAACCCCATGAAGAAAAGGGAGATGTATAAGCATTAATTTGTGgccatgttttatttttgtactttttttttttgttacacAATTTAAAGACATTggattgaaatattttctacGGTAAGTTCACCTTTGAAATGACAATTGTGATGCTGTTATATCATCCATTCAGTTGGTTTTTAATCCAAGGATCTTCAACTCATTGTGTACAAAAAGACGCTAAGCATTGTTACTGTTGTATTTGAGAATAAATACAGCACTTTAGTTTATTCATAGGCCCTGTACATTTTGAAAACCTCAAGTTCTCTGGTAAACTCCTAAGTTTTTTCACCTGTGATCCTCTAACTAATGATATATTATGTACACATGAAAACTTTGTGGTCAATAATGAAATACTTGGGAGTGTAACTGGGAACCTGGTGGTTTTCAACTGAGAGTGGGGACACGCCCCTTGTATTTTTACATAGTACAAAGCATGCAAAGGATGAAAAGAAGTTGTTAGTTTGACCATAGAACAGGTATATAAAAGTTGTgcttatattattatgtagCATGTGTTATTTTTGGTGTTGTGATAAGGTCAAAGAAAATGTGTGGAATATCGAGAAGGAAATATTGAGACTATGTAGTGAATTTTCTCATTGCTTCTAAAATATGACAGCCTGAAAATCTCAGTATTCTCTTgctaattttacatttttggaGCTAAATGAATTTTCAACACTTACTGTTGGAAAGGGATATTGGATATAGGTCCTCTCCTTTAAATGGTAGTCTCAAAAGTAGGATATCTGACTTCTAACTATGGGAACTTTTTGGTAAGGGTAATTTTATCATATCTTATGTTTCAAGAGGaacttttatttcatgaaATGTTTTGGCATGCATTGAGCATGTAAAAactcataatttttgttgaattttctcCGGAAAGGAATGTTCTGCAAGATTAATGATGAGAACTAAGAATTACTCCATTTGTTTCCTTTTGAGTGCTTGGTTGTATGGAAAATTACAGGACAATTTGAAAAGCATAAGCTTTCACTCATATATAGCATTTTCTTATGCATATTAATTAGTAATGGCAGGTTTGAGAGATAGTCAGGGGATCCAGTTCACTCAACAGAGGAAATCTGCAAAAAGGCCCGCATCTGTGAGTACAAACAAGCATAATCATCATCCTCCCCAAGAGATGAGTCTGCCCAATGAGTGGACTTACTGAGCCAACACCAATGGTAGATTAAGAACTCTTAAGAGAAGAAATAGAAGGTAAAACAATCTTTTGGGCTTTGTGCAGCGGATCTTCAAAGCAATACATATAGTTGGAGTTTGAAGAGAATGTTGTGTTCATTTTGCCCATCCTGAGATTTGTATAAAAGATAAGGTGTTAGTAGCTCCTTTCGGTAATATGATTGtctatatattatattgttaCTAGTTTCAGATATAATAGATGTAATTTTGGTAAATAGAGTATTAAAAACTTCTTGGTAGACCTTCTCTTAATGGAACTcgtcaaaatttatattttagctTGAAATGATGGTATCAATATTAATATCACTGTCCATTTGTATCATTTGTTGGGTaagattattttacaaccactTTTTCATAATCTCTTCAGTCCTCAACTTGTTTGATATGCTTAAGTTCGAAACGTCAAAAACTTGAGACACATGCCGGAAACTTGAATAGGCTGTAACACTATGTCCAATTTTCATGTCATATCATAACAACTTTTGCATGTGGCACCTTTATCATGCAGATACCTATAGACAGCAAACatgtaattttcattgaacttatttttatttttcattaaacgTGTAATTATGTTATCCAACGAGGCTGGTCCCAACGCAAGTGAATAAGGACAAATTTTGGTATAAAAATGGTTCATGGGATTGTCATTTGCCAGAAGCGGCCAAATGCGGGCCCCTTGGGAATTTCCAAATTTGCAAAAGAGTCCAATTGCAATCTGAAACTGAAAGAGACCGTGGGATGTTGTTTTACTGCAGCATCTTCTGCGTTGAATGCTGAATTCCCTTTTAGGGGTCTGAGATCTGGACGTGGCTGGGCGCAGGCTCCACTGGGGCGGTCAACGAGACTGGACTCAGGACTCGACCTTTCGTTGTCATATGCATATGCATTAATCACATCAGCGCTCATCGGTTCATACTTCACACCATTGGGCAATTGGAAGTGTATAAATGGGCCAGCCAATGCCGCTATGAGCCCAGCATCTACTCGTTGGAGGGAGAGTCCTTATTGGGTTAGCAGTGATGGGTTGATATCTTTTAGGCGTTACAAACAAGGACGGACACAAGTTGGTCTaaactctaaattttttacacGGCAGGAGCATGGTTCACTTTTTCCTGCCCGGTTCACCTGCTTCTCACCCTCATTTCTCTGTGCAAttgtgaagaagaaaatgtttcTTCTAAATGATAATTGATATCGTTTAAGAGTTTGCAGAAAGAATATCTATGGGTCATCTTGACGAATTAGTAAAAACAAATCAGACATAcatttttacataaaaatttgacATAAATCTTGAATTATTgatttcaagaattttattGTGGATAAATAATCATCATTAATGCTATTTTGACTAATTTCAATATCTAAAAGTCCAtggtttaaaatttatgtcaaaatttatgttagaACAACTTCATCTTATTGAATAAATGTGAACTCAAGCTCGATAATTTGTATTATGCTCCGATCAAATTGAGTCATATAACAATTACCACCTCCATAGCTTGTGCAAAGATTAAAAATACTATTTCACCTCTCTAAGAGgatgataaatttcaaaatgggGTGGCCATTACTCATTAGCAATGACTTTGTCAACAAAGAGGGATCATTATAAAATGACAACAATGTTTTTgagaaagtaaaaagaaaatgaaaaaaaaaaaaggctcttATCCAAAACATAGATGTTAACGGAATCAACAAAGAGATCATAAAACTGTtaggaaattattatttattccactacaaaatattttccttaGCTGACGTGGATTTAAATggacaaataaaaacaaaacagaagTCACGGAAGAATAGGCCCCACCATATTGATGCGGACCCATTAACTGACCAAACCGGATTCTCCTTAATATTCCTTCTTAACTACTTCCTTTCTTGTCCGCTCTGCCGTTCGCATTTCACATCTCCATTTCcaccaaaattaaataataaagacaaaaacaGAACAAAATTACATTACCAGAAAACgaacgattttttttttttttccgttttGAAATCACGCAAATTGTGTGTACTTACTTTAGAAAATAAGCAATAACATTTTGAAacgaaatttgaaaaagagaaaaagagaaagaagaaagaaagaggaaaCAATGGGGGTGCCTCAAGCAATGGGGGCGTTAAGAGAGCGAGCGGCGTTCGTACGTGAATCGCTGCAGAAGAGTCAAACGATCACCGACAACATGGTCTCGATTCTCGGCTCATTTGATTACCGGCTCTCGGCTCTCGAGACCGCAATGCGCCCCACTCaggtttgtttatttatttcattcgAATGAattgtttgtttgttgatGTGAGTTGTGATTCAGCCGAGGAGGATAATGAGattgattttaagaaaaaaaaatattgattttggttaattttagATACGGACGCATTCGATTAGAAAAGCTCATGAGAATATTGATAAGACGTTGAAATCTGCTGAGGTTATTTTGGCTCAATTTGACCTCACTCGCAAGGTAATTTTGTtcgccttttttttttttgggttaatattaaaataaaaaaaattgagatgatttttctggagctgaaaattttgaacGTTCGATTGAAATGCTTAGGCAGAGGCGAAAATCCTTAAAGGTCCACACGAGGATCTAGAAAGCTACCTGGAAGCAATTGATCAATTGAGAgccaatattaaatttttcagCAGCAATAAAAGTTTGAAGAGCAGTGATGGAGTGCTTACACAGTGTAACAACTTACTTGCGAAGGCGATTTCAAAACTCGAAGATGAGTTCAGACAGCTATTGAAAAATTACAGGTTTGCTTATTCTTAGATACTAGCTGCTGCTTCGTTGATTTCTCATTGCGTGGAATTGCTCTCCTGCATGTGTTATGATCTTGTATAGTTCTTGAGGTGGGGGACAATGAATGCCATTTTGACTAGTTAAGACAATTGGTGGTTTCTTTGGCACAACCATCCTCTTCAATTGTGTCCCCTTTGGATGATTTTAATATGTGTATCAGGCCGTATTATCAATAGAAGCAGTTAAGTAACTTGCATCTCTTCTGAATTTCAGCAAGCCTGTGGAACCTGATCGTCTTTTTGATTGTCTTCCCAACTCTCTACGGCCATCATCTGGGCCATCTGGTCAGGAAGGTGATAGCAAGAGTCATGCCGAGCACCAAAAGAGCTTGCAAGCAGCTATTTACACACCTCCTACTCTTATTCCACCAAGAGTTCTGCCATTGCTGCATGATTTAGCCCAACAAATGGTTCTAGCTGGCCACCAACAACAGCTATTTCGGATATACCGGTgatctttttacttttctacTTAATCTGATACAAACAATGCTTATTTTCATCCAGTATTTATATTGTCAGAGCTTTATGTCTTGATATATGAATTGCTATGGAGTCATGGAAATATGTTATAATATCAACTTCACTGCGTTTATAgagtcttttttttctcttttatgcTTCTGGTGACTAGTTGACTGCCAAATGCttgaattaaacaaaatgttatTCCTGTGGAGTGTTTGATGCTGGCTAAACACCTAAACAGCAAAGAAATGACTTATTCACAACCCAACCTACACAAAATAAGGTAAATGTGTGCCGCTGAggatgaataattttttcgTCTAGCAAAGACTAAAATCAGAGTTGATAGAATTCTTTCTCAGTATTCACTTGCCGGTGGTAGGATTCTTTGCCCACTTAATT
It contains:
- the LOC102623560 gene encoding nudix hydrolase 27, chloroplastic yields the protein MAVTGVSGNSLFYRVVVSQSYPTKLVKFASVPLELQQLPRKPLCCSCDDSSSSLSSFTALSTETPPDGYRRNVGICLINSSKKKIFAATRIHIPYTWQMPQGGADEGEDLINAALRELREETGVTSAEFLAETPYWLTYDFPLKVKQKLNRRWGTNYKGQAQKWFLFKFTGKEEEINLLGDGSEKPEFNEWKWMFPEQVLERAVDFKKPVYEQVLKIFSPYILTDADERNCFERRKAHINFRRQGRKFYTLKQ
- the LOC102623077 gene encoding uncharacterized protein LOC102623077 isoform X2; its protein translation is MAAQFPSNLDNGEIYHFPPDIFFNDKIFSKCTPRHLLDHPHHHHHHHHHHHQQLCRHQLSCIDDLAHHLTALSMLQRQTLAKPQTQIPHNFELFTPTVRTGTVIPQLLPDSFRANGNGGRQLELVQRLQEYGIGSFSSFESKPGYDLQFMKPTPAQLETFLEERASRVLQGQHVQTRNRSLNQNRKMPFSGSGFVLKGGFARESGGTGVFHPHPRINDNASNTTSTATVAKKQSLRDSQGIQFTQQRKSAKRPASVSTNKHNHHPPQEMSLPNEWTY
- the LOC102623077 gene encoding uncharacterized protein LOC102623077 isoform X1, yielding MAAQFPSNLDNGEIYHFPPDIFFNDKIFSKCTPRHLLDHPHHHHHHHHHHHQQLCRHQLSCIDDLAHHLTALSMLQRQTLAKPQTQIPHNFELFTPTVRTGTVIPQLLPDSFRANGNGGRQLELVQRLQEYGIGSFSSFESKPGYDLQFMKPTPAQLETFLEERASRVLQGQHVQTRNRSLNQNRKMPFSGSGFVLKGGFARESGGTGVFHPHPRINDNASNTTSTATVAKKQIMAGLRDSQGIQFTQQRKSAKRPASVSTNKHNHHPPQEMSLPNEWTY